One genomic segment of Pristiophorus japonicus isolate sPriJap1 chromosome 8, sPriJap1.hap1, whole genome shotgun sequence includes these proteins:
- the hic2 gene encoding hypermethylated in cancer 2 protein isoform X1, producing MLSEHIITTCNNWCFYSAFNVGKHPKVLRRSIARSGYSRLRWLMFEESEVEMELPNHAKQLLLQLNQQRSKGFFCDVIIVVENALFRAHKNILAASSMYFKSLVLHDNLINLDTDMVSANTFRQILDFIYTGKLLVTDQASEQNFNALLTAASYLQLHDLTALCRKRMKRNGKMLHGKLVGPNPGKLGRGHRLSSAPVIQAHYSGSPPEGLKRQQAGELHRVEVTGEDLYIASSNKGNSHSHGQTSKSSNTNGTNNNNNNSGDQEQMLGLDLSKKSPSIPPHMSQEDMQLGECNQGSPHSASVSATNSASFEDNTTNPHQAENSESTDRNDITDNQSLADTGQSKGFRLSGRNTGWIKQEKVFNRQESMNCREEGTSVMNGVIMGPLVKSLERDSGHHFDHAMHCKEEEEEEENGKECSDESGQSEEEGGQPSGHAYRPGPDGFEPAAYGDNLYVCIPCGKGFPSSEQLNAHVETHTEEDLYIKDEADGLAAPPHHHHPPHHHHHHHPHPAAPYNTTTTTTTTGGGGDARPYKCSVCEKSYRDPSTLRQHEKTHWLSRPFPCNICGKMFTQRGTMTRHMRSHLGLKPFACEECGMRFTRQYRLTEHMRVHSGEKPYECQVCGGKFTQQRNLISHMRMHTSPT from the coding sequence GTGGTTAATGTTTGAGGAATCAGAGGTGGAAATGGAACTCCCAAATCATGCCAAACAACTACTGCTGCAACTCAACCAACAGAGAAGCAAAGGGTTCTTCTGCGACGTCATCATAGTGGTCGAGAATGCCCTGTTCCGCGCCCACAAGAACATTCTGGCGGCGAGCAGCATGTACTTCAAGTCCCTGGTGCTCCACGACAACCTGATCAACCTGGACACCGACATGGTCAGCGCCAACACCTTTCGGCAGATTCTGGATTTCATCTACACCGGGAAGCTGCTGGTGACGGACCAGGCCAGCGAGCAGAACTTCAACGCCCTCCTCACGGCAGCCAGCTACCTCCAGCTCCACGACCTCACCGCCCTTTGCAGGAAGAGGATGAAACGCAACGGGAAGATGTTACACGGCAAGCTGGTCGGCCCCAACCCCGGCAAGCTCGGGCGGGGCCATAGACTCTCCTCCGCGCCGGTTATCCAGGCACACTATTCGGGGTCGCCGCCCGAGGGACTCAAGCGGCAGCAGGCGGGGGAGCTGCACCGGGTGGAGGTGACTGGGGAAGACTTGTACATCGCTAGCTCAAACAAAGGAAACTCTCATTCTCACGGCCAAACCAGCAAAAGCAGCAATACCAacggcaccaacaacaacaacaacaacagcgggGATCAGGAGCAAATGCTGGGCCTCGACTTGTCCAAGAAAAGCCCGTCCATCCCTCCTCACATGTCTCAGGAAGACATGCAGCTTGGCGAGTGCAACCAGGGCTCTCCGCATTCTGCCTCTGTCTCTGCAACCAACAGTGCCTCCTTCGAAGACAACACCACGAATCCTCATCAAGCTGAGAACAGCGAGTCCACAGATCGGAATGACATTACTGACAACCAGAGCCTGGCCGACACCGGCCAGTCCAAGGGTTTTCGCCTCTCGGGCCGCAACACCGGCTGGATAAAGCAGGAGAAGGTCTTTAACAGGCAGGAGAGCATGAACTGCAGGGAGGAGGGTACCTCTGTCATGAACGGCGTCATCATGGGCCCGCTGGTCAAGTCGCTGGAGCGTGACTCGGGCCACCACTTTGACCACGCCATGCActgcaaggaggaggaggaggaggaggagaacgggaAGGAGTGCAGCGACGAGAGCGGGCAGAGCGAGGAGGAGGGCGGGCAGCCCAGCGGCCACGCCTACCGGCCGGGCCCCGACGGCTTCGAGCCGGCGGCTTACGGCGACAACCTCTACGTGTGCATCCCCTGCGGCAAGGGCTTTCCCAGCTCCGAGCAGCTCAACGCCCACGTGGAGACGCACACGGAGGAGGACCTGTACATCAAGGACGAGGCGGACGGCCTGGCCGCGCCCCCCCATCAccatcaccccccccaccaccaccaccatcaccacccccacccggccgccccctacaacaccaccaccaccaccaccaccaccggcgGCGGCGGCGACGCCCGGCCCTACAAGTGCTCGGTCTGCGAGAAGAGCTATCGGGACCCCTCCACCCTGCGGCAGCACGAGAAGACCCACTGGCTGAGCCGCCCTTTCCCCTGCAACATCTGCGGCAAGATGTTCACCCAGCGGGGCACCATGACACGGCACATGCGCAGCCACCTGGGCCTGAAGCCCTTCGCCTGCGAGGAGTGTGGCATGCGCTTCACCAGGCAGTACCGGCTGACGGAGCACATGCGGGTCCACTCGGGCGAGAAGCCCTACGAATGTCAAGTCTGCGGCGGCAAGTTCACGCAGCAGCGCAACCTGATCAGCCACATGCGGATGCACACCTCTCCGACATAA
- the hic2 gene encoding hypermethylated in cancer 2 protein isoform X2: MFEESEVEMELPNHAKQLLLQLNQQRSKGFFCDVIIVVENALFRAHKNILAASSMYFKSLVLHDNLINLDTDMVSANTFRQILDFIYTGKLLVTDQASEQNFNALLTAASYLQLHDLTALCRKRMKRNGKMLHGKLVGPNPGKLGRGHRLSSAPVIQAHYSGSPPEGLKRQQAGELHRVEVTGEDLYIASSNKGNSHSHGQTSKSSNTNGTNNNNNNSGDQEQMLGLDLSKKSPSIPPHMSQEDMQLGECNQGSPHSASVSATNSASFEDNTTNPHQAENSESTDRNDITDNQSLADTGQSKGFRLSGRNTGWIKQEKVFNRQESMNCREEGTSVMNGVIMGPLVKSLERDSGHHFDHAMHCKEEEEEEENGKECSDESGQSEEEGGQPSGHAYRPGPDGFEPAAYGDNLYVCIPCGKGFPSSEQLNAHVETHTEEDLYIKDEADGLAAPPHHHHPPHHHHHHHPHPAAPYNTTTTTTTTGGGGDARPYKCSVCEKSYRDPSTLRQHEKTHWLSRPFPCNICGKMFTQRGTMTRHMRSHLGLKPFACEECGMRFTRQYRLTEHMRVHSGEKPYECQVCGGKFTQQRNLISHMRMHTSPT, translated from the coding sequence ATGTTTGAGGAATCAGAGGTGGAAATGGAACTCCCAAATCATGCCAAACAACTACTGCTGCAACTCAACCAACAGAGAAGCAAAGGGTTCTTCTGCGACGTCATCATAGTGGTCGAGAATGCCCTGTTCCGCGCCCACAAGAACATTCTGGCGGCGAGCAGCATGTACTTCAAGTCCCTGGTGCTCCACGACAACCTGATCAACCTGGACACCGACATGGTCAGCGCCAACACCTTTCGGCAGATTCTGGATTTCATCTACACCGGGAAGCTGCTGGTGACGGACCAGGCCAGCGAGCAGAACTTCAACGCCCTCCTCACGGCAGCCAGCTACCTCCAGCTCCACGACCTCACCGCCCTTTGCAGGAAGAGGATGAAACGCAACGGGAAGATGTTACACGGCAAGCTGGTCGGCCCCAACCCCGGCAAGCTCGGGCGGGGCCATAGACTCTCCTCCGCGCCGGTTATCCAGGCACACTATTCGGGGTCGCCGCCCGAGGGACTCAAGCGGCAGCAGGCGGGGGAGCTGCACCGGGTGGAGGTGACTGGGGAAGACTTGTACATCGCTAGCTCAAACAAAGGAAACTCTCATTCTCACGGCCAAACCAGCAAAAGCAGCAATACCAacggcaccaacaacaacaacaacaacagcgggGATCAGGAGCAAATGCTGGGCCTCGACTTGTCCAAGAAAAGCCCGTCCATCCCTCCTCACATGTCTCAGGAAGACATGCAGCTTGGCGAGTGCAACCAGGGCTCTCCGCATTCTGCCTCTGTCTCTGCAACCAACAGTGCCTCCTTCGAAGACAACACCACGAATCCTCATCAAGCTGAGAACAGCGAGTCCACAGATCGGAATGACATTACTGACAACCAGAGCCTGGCCGACACCGGCCAGTCCAAGGGTTTTCGCCTCTCGGGCCGCAACACCGGCTGGATAAAGCAGGAGAAGGTCTTTAACAGGCAGGAGAGCATGAACTGCAGGGAGGAGGGTACCTCTGTCATGAACGGCGTCATCATGGGCCCGCTGGTCAAGTCGCTGGAGCGTGACTCGGGCCACCACTTTGACCACGCCATGCActgcaaggaggaggaggaggaggaggagaacgggaAGGAGTGCAGCGACGAGAGCGGGCAGAGCGAGGAGGAGGGCGGGCAGCCCAGCGGCCACGCCTACCGGCCGGGCCCCGACGGCTTCGAGCCGGCGGCTTACGGCGACAACCTCTACGTGTGCATCCCCTGCGGCAAGGGCTTTCCCAGCTCCGAGCAGCTCAACGCCCACGTGGAGACGCACACGGAGGAGGACCTGTACATCAAGGACGAGGCGGACGGCCTGGCCGCGCCCCCCCATCAccatcaccccccccaccaccaccaccatcaccacccccacccggccgccccctacaacaccaccaccaccaccaccaccaccggcgGCGGCGGCGACGCCCGGCCCTACAAGTGCTCGGTCTGCGAGAAGAGCTATCGGGACCCCTCCACCCTGCGGCAGCACGAGAAGACCCACTGGCTGAGCCGCCCTTTCCCCTGCAACATCTGCGGCAAGATGTTCACCCAGCGGGGCACCATGACACGGCACATGCGCAGCCACCTGGGCCTGAAGCCCTTCGCCTGCGAGGAGTGTGGCATGCGCTTCACCAGGCAGTACCGGCTGACGGAGCACATGCGGGTCCACTCGGGCGAGAAGCCCTACGAATGTCAAGTCTGCGGCGGCAAGTTCACGCAGCAGCGCAACCTGATCAGCCACATGCGGATGCACACCTCTCCGACATAA